The Caenorhabditis elegans chromosome II genome has a segment encoding these proteins:
- the cyh-1 gene encoding Cyclin-H (Partially confirmed by transcript evidence): MYATSTQKREWTYTPEKLAAMRLEINIKFRQKYESVMQPDELELFVTPEEELRMQRSIEDAALKFADKFRPHIWPSVKWTALAFFKRAFLVWVPSDTSIRMVMMACFYLAMKIDEFYITIEDFVKNMKSYSVGEPRQNAERILKLEPELMKILDYNLTVHCPYRPYEGHLMDMKTRMLLLNFDLESIRRDSMRFFQNALQTDVLLLYPPSQIALAAINFGLHAQGKSDEILREFLRKLIGIEEDSWAHRDARPEDLEKLEKTVTRVNQIMREVDRNFVAVTEQERENHKSQLARIQALIPALDERRKEQWLAGGGVGLMPGELAEQPVDSDDEIN; this comes from the exons atgtaCGCGACGAGCACACAAAAACGGGAATGGACGTATACACCGGAAAAGTTGGCCGCAATGCGTTTGGAg ataaaCATAAAATTCCGTCAAAAATACGAGTCAGTAATGCAGCCGGACGAGTTGGAGCTCTTTGTGACACCTGAAGAGGAGCTCAGAATGCAAAGATCAATTGAGGATGCTGCTTTGAA attcgcCGACAAATTCCGCCCACACATATGGCCATCAGTGAAATGGACAGCCTTGGCGTTTTTCAAGCGGGCTTTTCTTGTCTGGGTGCCATCAGACACGTCGATTagg ATGGTAATGATGGCTTGCTTCTACTTGGCAATGAAAATCGACGAATTCTACATTACAATCGAAGATTTCGTGAAGAATATGAA AAGTTACAGCGTTGGAGAACCTCGACAAAATGCCGAACGGATTTTGAAGCTGGAGCCGGAGCTTATGAAGATTCTCGACTATAATTTGACTGTACATTGCCCGTATAG GCCATACGAAGGCCATCTAATGGATATGAAGACCCGAATGCTTCTTCTAAATTTCGATCTCGAATCAATCCGCCGCGATTCTATGAGATTCTTCCAGAATGCACTACAAACCGACGTGCTTCTCCTCTATCCACCGTCACAGATTGCACTGGCCGCCATTAATTTCGGGCTCCATGCTCAGG GCAAATCCGACGAGATTCTACGCGAGTTTCTTCGGAAACTTATCGGAATCGAAGAGGACTCGTGGGCTCATCGTGATGCTCGTCCAGAGGATTTGGAAAAGCTCGAAAAGACGGTTACGAG agtcAATCAAATAATGCGAGAAGTCGATCGAAATTTCGTAGCAGTGACAGAGCAAGAACGGGAGAATCACAAAAGCCAGCTGGCACGGATTCAAGCATTGATTCCAGCACTTGATGAACGACGAAAAGAGCAATGGTTGGCTGGTGGAGGTGTTGGATTGATGCCTGGAGAGCTCGCCGAGCAGCCAGTTGATTCTGATGAcgaaattaattga
- the cyh-1 gene encoding Cyclin-H (Confirmed by transcript evidence), producing the protein MYATSTQKREWTYTPEKLAAMRLEINIKFRQKYESVMQPDELELFVTPEEELRMQRSIEDAALKFADKFRPHIWPSVKWTALAFFKRAFLVWVPSDTSIRMVMMACFYLAMKIDEFYITIEDFVKNMNVGEPRQNAERILKLEPELMKILDYNLTVHCPYRPYEGHLMDMKTRMLLLNFDLESIRRDSMRFFQNALQTDVLLLYPPSQIALAAINFGLHAQGKSDEILREFLRKLIGIEEDSWAHRDARPEDLEKLEKTVTRVNQIMREVDRNFVAVTEQERENHKSQLARIQALIPALDERRKEQWLAGGGVGLMPGELAEQPVDSDDEIN; encoded by the exons atgtaCGCGACGAGCACACAAAAACGGGAATGGACGTATACACCGGAAAAGTTGGCCGCAATGCGTTTGGAg ataaaCATAAAATTCCGTCAAAAATACGAGTCAGTAATGCAGCCGGACGAGTTGGAGCTCTTTGTGACACCTGAAGAGGAGCTCAGAATGCAAAGATCAATTGAGGATGCTGCTTTGAA attcgcCGACAAATTCCGCCCACACATATGGCCATCAGTGAAATGGACAGCCTTGGCGTTTTTCAAGCGGGCTTTTCTTGTCTGGGTGCCATCAGACACGTCGATTagg ATGGTAATGATGGCTTGCTTCTACTTGGCAATGAAAATCGACGAATTCTACATTACAATCGAAGATTTCGTGAAGAATATGAA CGTTGGAGAACCTCGACAAAATGCCGAACGGATTTTGAAGCTGGAGCCGGAGCTTATGAAGATTCTCGACTATAATTTGACTGTACATTGCCCGTATAG GCCATACGAAGGCCATCTAATGGATATGAAGACCCGAATGCTTCTTCTAAATTTCGATCTCGAATCAATCCGCCGCGATTCTATGAGATTCTTCCAGAATGCACTACAAACCGACGTGCTTCTCCTCTATCCACCGTCACAGATTGCACTGGCCGCCATTAATTTCGGGCTCCATGCTCAGG GCAAATCCGACGAGATTCTACGCGAGTTTCTTCGGAAACTTATCGGAATCGAAGAGGACTCGTGGGCTCATCGTGATGCTCGTCCAGAGGATTTGGAAAAGCTCGAAAAGACGGTTACGAG agtcAATCAAATAATGCGAGAAGTCGATCGAAATTTCGTAGCAGTGACAGAGCAAGAACGGGAGAATCACAAAAGCCAGCTGGCACGGATTCAAGCATTGATTCCAGCACTTGATGAACGACGAAAAGAGCAATGGTTGGCTGGTGGAGGTGTTGGATTGATGCCTGGAGAGCTCGCCGAGCAGCCAGTTGATTCTGATGAcgaaattaattga
- the cyh-1 gene encoding Cyclin-H (Confirmed by transcript evidence), with amino-acid sequence MYATSTQKREWTYTPEKLAAMRLEINIKFRQKYESVMQPDELELFVTPEEELRMQRSIEDAALKFADKFRPHIWPSVKWTALAFFKRAFLVWVPSDTSIRMVMMACFYLAMKIDEFYITIEDFVKNMNVGEPRQNAERILKLEPELMKILDYNLTVHCPYRPYEGHLMDMKTRMLLLNFDLESIRRDSMRFFQNALQTDVLLLYPPSQIALAAINFGLHAQVSGKSDEILREFLRKLIGIEEDSWAHRDARPEDLEKLEKTVTRVNQIMREVDRNFVAVTEQERENHKSQLARIQALIPALDERRKEQWLAGGGVGLMPGELAEQPVDSDDEIN; translated from the exons atgtaCGCGACGAGCACACAAAAACGGGAATGGACGTATACACCGGAAAAGTTGGCCGCAATGCGTTTGGAg ataaaCATAAAATTCCGTCAAAAATACGAGTCAGTAATGCAGCCGGACGAGTTGGAGCTCTTTGTGACACCTGAAGAGGAGCTCAGAATGCAAAGATCAATTGAGGATGCTGCTTTGAA attcgcCGACAAATTCCGCCCACACATATGGCCATCAGTGAAATGGACAGCCTTGGCGTTTTTCAAGCGGGCTTTTCTTGTCTGGGTGCCATCAGACACGTCGATTagg ATGGTAATGATGGCTTGCTTCTACTTGGCAATGAAAATCGACGAATTCTACATTACAATCGAAGATTTCGTGAAGAATATGAA CGTTGGAGAACCTCGACAAAATGCCGAACGGATTTTGAAGCTGGAGCCGGAGCTTATGAAGATTCTCGACTATAATTTGACTGTACATTGCCCGTATAG GCCATACGAAGGCCATCTAATGGATATGAAGACCCGAATGCTTCTTCTAAATTTCGATCTCGAATCAATCCGCCGCGATTCTATGAGATTCTTCCAGAATGCACTACAAACCGACGTGCTTCTCCTCTATCCACCGTCACAGATTGCACTGGCCGCCATTAATTTCGGGCTCCATGCTCAGG TTTCAGGCAAATCCGACGAGATTCTACGCGAGTTTCTTCGGAAACTTATCGGAATCGAAGAGGACTCGTGGGCTCATCGTGATGCTCGTCCAGAGGATTTGGAAAAGCTCGAAAAGACGGTTACGAG agtcAATCAAATAATGCGAGAAGTCGATCGAAATTTCGTAGCAGTGACAGAGCAAGAACGGGAGAATCACAAAAGCCAGCTGGCACGGATTCAAGCATTGATTCCAGCACTTGATGAACGACGAAAAGAGCAATGGTTGGCTGGTGGAGGTGTTGGATTGATGCCTGGAGAGCTCGCCGAGCAGCCAGTTGATTCTGATGAcgaaattaattga
- the cyh-1 gene encoding Cyclin-H (Partially confirmed by transcript evidence), whose product MYATSTQKREWTYTPEKLAAMRLEINIKFRQKYESVMQPDELELFVTPEEELRMQRSIEDAALKFADKFRPHIWPSVKWTALAFFKRAFLVWVPSDTSIRMVMMACFYLAMKIDEFYITIEDFVKNMNYSVGEPRQNAERILKLEPELMKILDYNLTVHCPYRPYEGHLMDMKTRMLLLNFDLESIRRDSMRFFQNALQTDVLLLYPPSQIALAAINFGLHAQGKSDEILREFLRKLIGIEEDSWAHRDARPEDLEKLEKTVTRVNQIMREVDRNFVAVTEQERENHKSQLARIQALIPALDERRKEQWLAGGGVGLMPGELAEQPVDSDDEIN is encoded by the exons atgtaCGCGACGAGCACACAAAAACGGGAATGGACGTATACACCGGAAAAGTTGGCCGCAATGCGTTTGGAg ataaaCATAAAATTCCGTCAAAAATACGAGTCAGTAATGCAGCCGGACGAGTTGGAGCTCTTTGTGACACCTGAAGAGGAGCTCAGAATGCAAAGATCAATTGAGGATGCTGCTTTGAA attcgcCGACAAATTCCGCCCACACATATGGCCATCAGTGAAATGGACAGCCTTGGCGTTTTTCAAGCGGGCTTTTCTTGTCTGGGTGCCATCAGACACGTCGATTagg ATGGTAATGATGGCTTGCTTCTACTTGGCAATGAAAATCGACGAATTCTACATTACAATCGAAGATTTCGTGAAGAATATGAA TTACAGCGTTGGAGAACCTCGACAAAATGCCGAACGGATTTTGAAGCTGGAGCCGGAGCTTATGAAGATTCTCGACTATAATTTGACTGTACATTGCCCGTATAG GCCATACGAAGGCCATCTAATGGATATGAAGACCCGAATGCTTCTTCTAAATTTCGATCTCGAATCAATCCGCCGCGATTCTATGAGATTCTTCCAGAATGCACTACAAACCGACGTGCTTCTCCTCTATCCACCGTCACAGATTGCACTGGCCGCCATTAATTTCGGGCTCCATGCTCAGG GCAAATCCGACGAGATTCTACGCGAGTTTCTTCGGAAACTTATCGGAATCGAAGAGGACTCGTGGGCTCATCGTGATGCTCGTCCAGAGGATTTGGAAAAGCTCGAAAAGACGGTTACGAG agtcAATCAAATAATGCGAGAAGTCGATCGAAATTTCGTAGCAGTGACAGAGCAAGAACGGGAGAATCACAAAAGCCAGCTGGCACGGATTCAAGCATTGATTCCAGCACTTGATGAACGACGAAAAGAGCAATGGTTGGCTGGTGGAGGTGTTGGATTGATGCCTGGAGAGCTCGCCGAGCAGCCAGTTGATTCTGATGAcgaaattaattga
- the cyh-1 gene encoding Cyclin-H (Partially confirmed by transcript evidence) — MYATSTQKREWTYTPEKLAAMRLEINIKFRQKYESVMQPDELELFVTPEEELRMQRSIEDAALKFADKFRPHIWPSVKWTALAFFKRAFLVWVPSDTSIRMVMMACFYLAMKIDEFYITIEDFVKNMNYSVGEPRQNAERILKLEPELMKILDYNLTVHCPYRPYEGHLMDMKTRMLLLNFDLESIRRDSMRFFQNALQTDVLLLYPPSQIALAAINFGLHAQVSGKSDEILREFLRKLIGIEEDSWAHRDARPEDLEKLEKTVTRVNQIMREVDRNFVAVTEQERENHKSQLARIQALIPALDERRKEQWLAGGGVGLMPGELAEQPVDSDDEIN; from the exons atgtaCGCGACGAGCACACAAAAACGGGAATGGACGTATACACCGGAAAAGTTGGCCGCAATGCGTTTGGAg ataaaCATAAAATTCCGTCAAAAATACGAGTCAGTAATGCAGCCGGACGAGTTGGAGCTCTTTGTGACACCTGAAGAGGAGCTCAGAATGCAAAGATCAATTGAGGATGCTGCTTTGAA attcgcCGACAAATTCCGCCCACACATATGGCCATCAGTGAAATGGACAGCCTTGGCGTTTTTCAAGCGGGCTTTTCTTGTCTGGGTGCCATCAGACACGTCGATTagg ATGGTAATGATGGCTTGCTTCTACTTGGCAATGAAAATCGACGAATTCTACATTACAATCGAAGATTTCGTGAAGAATATGAA TTACAGCGTTGGAGAACCTCGACAAAATGCCGAACGGATTTTGAAGCTGGAGCCGGAGCTTATGAAGATTCTCGACTATAATTTGACTGTACATTGCCCGTATAG GCCATACGAAGGCCATCTAATGGATATGAAGACCCGAATGCTTCTTCTAAATTTCGATCTCGAATCAATCCGCCGCGATTCTATGAGATTCTTCCAGAATGCACTACAAACCGACGTGCTTCTCCTCTATCCACCGTCACAGATTGCACTGGCCGCCATTAATTTCGGGCTCCATGCTCAGG TTTCAGGCAAATCCGACGAGATTCTACGCGAGTTTCTTCGGAAACTTATCGGAATCGAAGAGGACTCGTGGGCTCATCGTGATGCTCGTCCAGAGGATTTGGAAAAGCTCGAAAAGACGGTTACGAG agtcAATCAAATAATGCGAGAAGTCGATCGAAATTTCGTAGCAGTGACAGAGCAAGAACGGGAGAATCACAAAAGCCAGCTGGCACGGATTCAAGCATTGATTCCAGCACTTGATGAACGACGAAAAGAGCAATGGTTGGCTGGTGGAGGTGTTGGATTGATGCCTGGAGAGCTCGCCGAGCAGCCAGTTGATTCTGATGAcgaaattaattga
- the cyh-1 gene encoding Cyclin-H (Partially confirmed by transcript evidence): protein MYATSTQKREWTYTPEKLAAMRLEINIKFRQKYESVMQPDELELFVTPEEELRMQRSIEDAALKFADKFRPHIWPSVKWTALAFFKRAFLVWVPSDTSIRMVMMACFYLAMKIDEFYITIEDFVKNMKSYSVGEPRQNAERILKLEPELMKILDYNLTVHCPYRPYEGHLMDMKTRMLLLNFDLESIRRDSMRFFQNALQTDVLLLYPPSQIALAAINFGLHAQVSGKSDEILREFLRKLIGIEEDSWAHRDARPEDLEKLEKTVTRVNQIMREVDRNFVAVTEQERENHKSQLARIQALIPALDERRKEQWLAGGGVGLMPGELAEQPVDSDDEIN from the exons atgtaCGCGACGAGCACACAAAAACGGGAATGGACGTATACACCGGAAAAGTTGGCCGCAATGCGTTTGGAg ataaaCATAAAATTCCGTCAAAAATACGAGTCAGTAATGCAGCCGGACGAGTTGGAGCTCTTTGTGACACCTGAAGAGGAGCTCAGAATGCAAAGATCAATTGAGGATGCTGCTTTGAA attcgcCGACAAATTCCGCCCACACATATGGCCATCAGTGAAATGGACAGCCTTGGCGTTTTTCAAGCGGGCTTTTCTTGTCTGGGTGCCATCAGACACGTCGATTagg ATGGTAATGATGGCTTGCTTCTACTTGGCAATGAAAATCGACGAATTCTACATTACAATCGAAGATTTCGTGAAGAATATGAA AAGTTACAGCGTTGGAGAACCTCGACAAAATGCCGAACGGATTTTGAAGCTGGAGCCGGAGCTTATGAAGATTCTCGACTATAATTTGACTGTACATTGCCCGTATAG GCCATACGAAGGCCATCTAATGGATATGAAGACCCGAATGCTTCTTCTAAATTTCGATCTCGAATCAATCCGCCGCGATTCTATGAGATTCTTCCAGAATGCACTACAAACCGACGTGCTTCTCCTCTATCCACCGTCACAGATTGCACTGGCCGCCATTAATTTCGGGCTCCATGCTCAGG TTTCAGGCAAATCCGACGAGATTCTACGCGAGTTTCTTCGGAAACTTATCGGAATCGAAGAGGACTCGTGGGCTCATCGTGATGCTCGTCCAGAGGATTTGGAAAAGCTCGAAAAGACGGTTACGAG agtcAATCAAATAATGCGAGAAGTCGATCGAAATTTCGTAGCAGTGACAGAGCAAGAACGGGAGAATCACAAAAGCCAGCTGGCACGGATTCAAGCATTGATTCCAGCACTTGATGAACGACGAAAAGAGCAATGGTTGGCTGGTGGAGGTGTTGGATTGATGCCTGGAGAGCTCGCCGAGCAGCCAGTTGATTCTGATGAcgaaattaattga